A window from Mycolicibacterium tokaiense encodes these proteins:
- the purB gene encoding adenylosuccinate lyase yields the protein MSIPNVLASRYASAEMTAIWSPEAKIVAERRLWLAVLRAQAELGVSVPDGVVQDYERVLSDVDLASIAARERVTRHDVKARIEEFNALAGHEHVHKGMTSRDLTENVEQLQIRQSLELVFAHGVAVAARLAARAVEYRDLVMAGRSHNVAAQATTLGKRFASAAEETLVALHRVRELIDRYPLRGIKGPMGTAQDMLDLFDGDATRLAELESRVASFLGFANVFSSVGQVYPRSLDHDVVSALVQLGAGPSSFAHTVRLMAGHELVTEGFAPGQVGSSAMPHKMNTRSCERVNGLQVVLRGYASMAAELAGAQWNEGDVFCSVVRRVALPDAFYALDGQTETFLTVLDEFGAYPAVIQRELDRYLPFLATTRILIAAVRAGVGRETAHEVIKEHAVAVALAMREKGAEPDLLDRLAADERLPLDRAALDAALADKGAFVGAAADQVDRVAAAVSELVAQHPDAATYTPGAIL from the coding sequence GTGAGTATTCCGAACGTCCTGGCCTCGAGGTATGCAAGCGCGGAGATGACGGCCATCTGGTCGCCGGAGGCCAAGATCGTCGCCGAACGGCGGTTGTGGCTGGCGGTGCTGCGCGCGCAGGCCGAGCTCGGGGTGTCGGTGCCGGATGGGGTGGTGCAGGACTACGAGCGGGTGCTCTCCGACGTCGATCTGGCGTCGATCGCCGCCCGTGAGCGGGTCACCCGCCACGACGTGAAGGCGCGCATCGAGGAGTTCAACGCCCTGGCCGGTCATGAGCACGTGCACAAGGGCATGACCAGTCGCGACCTCACCGAGAACGTCGAGCAGCTGCAGATCCGGCAGTCGCTGGAGCTGGTGTTCGCCCACGGCGTGGCGGTGGCGGCCCGGCTGGCCGCGCGCGCCGTGGAGTACCGCGATCTGGTGATGGCCGGGCGTTCGCACAACGTCGCCGCGCAGGCCACCACGCTGGGCAAGCGCTTCGCGTCCGCGGCCGAGGAGACGCTGGTGGCGCTGCATCGGGTACGAGAGCTGATCGACCGTTACCCGCTGCGTGGCATCAAGGGCCCGATGGGCACCGCCCAGGACATGCTGGACCTGTTCGACGGCGACGCGACCCGGCTGGCGGAACTGGAGTCGCGGGTGGCGTCGTTCCTGGGCTTTGCGAATGTCTTCAGCAGTGTCGGGCAGGTGTACCCGCGCTCATTGGACCACGACGTGGTCTCGGCGCTGGTGCAACTGGGTGCCGGGCCGTCGTCGTTCGCCCACACCGTGCGGCTGATGGCCGGCCATGAGCTGGTGACCGAGGGCTTCGCGCCTGGGCAGGTCGGATCGTCGGCCATGCCGCACAAGATGAACACCCGCTCCTGCGAGCGGGTCAACGGCCTGCAGGTGGTCCTGCGTGGTTACGCCTCGATGGCTGCGGAACTGGCTGGGGCGCAGTGGAATGAGGGCGACGTGTTCTGCTCGGTGGTCCGCCGGGTGGCGCTGCCCGATGCGTTCTACGCCCTGGACGGACAGACCGAGACCTTCCTGACGGTGCTCGACGAATTCGGCGCCTACCCCGCGGTGATACAACGCGAGCTGGACCGGTACCTGCCGTTCCTGGCCACCACCCGAATCCTGATCGCTGCGGTGCGTGCGGGCGTCGGCCGCGAGACCGCGCACGAGGTGATCAAGGAACACGCGGTGGCGGTGGCGCTGGCGATGCGCGAAAAGGGTGCAGAGCCAGACCTTCTGGACCGCCTGGCCGCCGACGAGCGGTTGCCGCTGGACCGGGCCGCCCTGGACGCCGCACTGGCCGACAAGGGGGCATTTGTCGGAGCGGCGGCC
- the relZ gene encoding bifunctional ribonuclease/(p)ppGpp synthase, producing MYFVGLDLAWGQRKPSGVAAVDDSGKLVFVGQATDDASIRAALQPFVEGDCLVAIDAPLVVENETGQRPCEKALNADFGRFQAGAHPANKGKPEFAGTPRARRLADDLELDIDPMSTSSRRAIEVYPHPATVALFRLGRTLKYKAKPGRNVAQLRSELLRLMDHIEGLGQVTECAQWGELRDSVEQATRKSELRKAEDPIDAVVCAYIARIAHESPAEVTVYGDLETGYIVTPTLPADLEPAAPEATPGAVHDAITEYARRRPALTVSTAHYLDLVTALLDDAGINYLSATARTKTIASFAAKADRTVDGRRLYTDPLTEITDQIGLRIITYVRDDVATVATLLADGMRLLDDRDMGLETASAGRWGYASRHLLVAVEGEQQPASIQVRTVLQHAWAEFEHDIRYKGSVPEYDAPDLDRRFTLAAGLLELADREFSAIRERLRSTTPAPVETGQEPGIATAVLATYLGNRFRDAGWSRTDHYSWISGLLHELGIDSLEQLDTVLDGIDVDAVNAAMDYRFPPGAVRRLDDALLSAFGRRYIDLEGNAHRVEQLEARAAKLNPVRPSDDSDR from the coding sequence ATGTACTTCGTGGGCCTGGACCTGGCGTGGGGACAACGCAAGCCCAGCGGGGTGGCCGCCGTGGACGACAGCGGCAAGCTGGTGTTCGTCGGTCAGGCCACCGACGACGCCAGTATCCGCGCCGCGCTGCAGCCGTTTGTGGAGGGAGACTGCCTGGTCGCCATCGACGCACCGCTGGTGGTCGAGAACGAGACCGGCCAGCGGCCGTGCGAGAAAGCCCTCAACGCCGATTTCGGCCGGTTCCAGGCCGGGGCGCATCCGGCCAACAAGGGCAAACCGGAGTTCGCGGGCACACCGCGGGCCCGCCGGCTGGCCGATGATCTGGAGCTCGACATCGACCCGATGTCCACCTCGTCCCGGCGGGCCATCGAGGTGTACCCGCACCCGGCGACGGTCGCGCTGTTCCGCCTGGGCCGCACCCTGAAGTACAAGGCCAAGCCCGGCCGCAACGTCGCCCAGCTCCGCTCGGAGCTGCTACGCCTGATGGACCACATCGAGGGGTTGGGGCAGGTCACCGAGTGCGCCCAGTGGGGCGAGCTGCGCGACAGCGTCGAGCAGGCCACCCGCAAGAGCGAGCTGCGCAAGGCCGAGGACCCGATCGACGCGGTGGTCTGCGCCTACATCGCCCGTATCGCCCACGAGTCGCCGGCCGAGGTCACGGTCTACGGCGACCTCGAGACCGGTTACATCGTGACGCCGACGCTGCCGGCCGATCTGGAACCGGCCGCTCCGGAGGCCACCCCCGGCGCGGTGCACGACGCCATAACCGAATATGCCCGACGCCGGCCGGCGCTGACGGTGAGCACCGCCCACTATCTGGATCTGGTGACCGCGCTGCTGGACGACGCCGGTATCAACTACCTCAGCGCCACCGCCCGCACCAAGACCATCGCCTCGTTCGCCGCGAAAGCCGACCGCACGGTCGACGGCCGTCGGCTCTACACCGACCCGCTCACCGAGATCACCGACCAGATCGGGTTGCGGATCATCACCTATGTGCGCGACGACGTCGCCACGGTCGCGACGCTGCTGGCCGACGGGATGCGGTTGCTCGACGACCGTGACATGGGTCTGGAGACCGCAAGTGCCGGTCGTTGGGGGTATGCCAGCAGACATCTGCTGGTGGCCGTCGAGGGTGAGCAACAACCGGCGTCGATTCAGGTCCGCACCGTGTTGCAGCATGCGTGGGCGGAGTTCGAGCACGACATCCGCTACAAGGGCTCGGTACCCGAGTACGACGCACCCGACCTGGACCGCCGCTTCACCCTCGCCGCCGGGCTGCTCGAGCTCGCCGACCGCGAGTTCTCCGCCATCCGGGAGCGGTTGCGGTCCACCACGCCCGCGCCGGTGGAGACCGGCCAGGAGCCGGGCATCGCGACGGCTGTACTGGCCACCTACCTGGGCAACCGGTTCCGCGACGCAGGCTGGTCGCGCACCGACCACTACAGCTGGATCTCGGGTCTGCTGCACGAACTCGGCATCGACTCCCTCGAACAGCTGGACACGGTCCTCGACGGGATCGACGTCGACGCGGTGAACGCCGCGATGGACTACCGCTTCCCGCCGGGCGCGGTACGCCGCCTCGACGACGCCCTGCTCAGTGCCTTCGGCCGCCGTTACATCGACCTCGAGGGCAACGCCCACCGGGTGGAGCAGCTCGAGGCCAGGGCGGCGAAGCTCAATCCGGTGCGTCCGTCAGATGACTCGGATCGGTGA
- a CDS encoding APC family permease — protein MAQSETTAEQPKLKRVMGPGLLLLFVVGDILGTGVYALTGQVAGEVGGAAWLPFLVAFLIATITAFSYLELVTKYPQAAGAALYAHKAFGIHFVTFLITFIVMCSGITSASTASRAFAANAVEGFGLDWGKLGVAAIALVFMAALAAINLRGVSESVKLNVGLTIVEITGLLTVILVGLWAFTQGGDNIDFSRIVMFESEDERGAFVAVTAATSLAFFAMVGFEDSVNMAEETKDPVRIFPKVLLSGLSIAGVVYILVSIIAVALVPVGDLTETETPLVDVVRAAAPNLPIDEIFPFITMFAVSNTALINMLMASRLIYGMARQHVLPPVLGAVHPRRHTPWVAILFTTVIAFGLILYVSGFASSNAISVLGGTTSLLLLMVFAVVNVAVLVLRKDIQNNGEHFKTPTVLPIIGFVVSLYLVTPLSGRDPQQYLVAGVLIVIGIILFFITTLINKQMGLKGQITDPSHLTDAPD, from the coding sequence ATGGCGCAGTCGGAGACCACAGCAGAGCAACCCAAGCTGAAACGGGTGATGGGCCCGGGGCTGCTCCTGCTGTTCGTGGTCGGAGACATCCTGGGTACCGGCGTCTACGCGCTGACCGGGCAGGTGGCCGGCGAGGTGGGCGGAGCGGCCTGGCTGCCGTTCCTGGTCGCCTTCCTGATCGCCACCATCACCGCCTTCTCCTATCTGGAACTGGTCACCAAATATCCGCAGGCCGCCGGAGCTGCGCTCTACGCGCACAAGGCTTTCGGTATCCACTTCGTGACATTCCTGATCACGTTCATCGTGATGTGCTCGGGTATCACATCGGCTTCCACCGCCTCGCGGGCGTTCGCCGCCAACGCCGTCGAGGGCTTCGGGCTGGACTGGGGCAAGCTGGGCGTCGCGGCCATCGCCCTGGTGTTCATGGCCGCCCTGGCCGCCATCAACCTGCGCGGGGTCAGTGAGAGCGTCAAACTCAACGTCGGCCTGACCATCGTGGAGATCACCGGTCTGCTGACCGTGATCCTGGTGGGTCTGTGGGCCTTCACCCAGGGCGGCGACAACATCGACTTCTCGCGGATCGTCATGTTCGAAAGTGAGGACGAGCGAGGCGCTTTCGTCGCCGTGACGGCAGCCACCTCATTGGCCTTCTTCGCCATGGTGGGCTTCGAGGACTCGGTGAACATGGCCGAGGAGACCAAGGACCCGGTGCGGATCTTCCCCAAGGTGCTTTTGTCCGGCCTGTCGATCGCCGGCGTGGTCTACATCCTGGTGTCCATCATCGCGGTGGCGCTGGTGCCGGTCGGGGATCTGACCGAGACCGAGACCCCGCTGGTGGACGTGGTGCGCGCCGCCGCCCCGAACCTGCCGATCGACGAGATCTTCCCGTTCATCACCATGTTCGCCGTGTCGAACACCGCGTTGATCAACATGCTGATGGCCAGCCGGCTGATCTACGGCATGGCCCGCCAGCACGTGTTGCCGCCGGTGCTCGGCGCGGTGCACCCCCGCCGCCACACCCCGTGGGTGGCCATCCTGTTCACCACCGTCATCGCCTTCGGCCTGATCCTCTACGTGTCCGGCTTCGCCAGCTCGAATGCGATCTCGGTCCTGGGCGGCACCACCTCACTGCTGCTGTTGATGGTCTTCGCCGTGGTCAATGTCGCAGTGCTGGTGTTGCGCAAGGACATTCAGAACAACGGTGAGCACTTCAAGACCCCGACCGTGCTGCCGATCATCGGCTTCGTGGTGTCGCTGTACCTGGTGACGCCGCTGTCAGGACGCGACCCCCAGCAGTATCTGGTGGCCGGCGTCCTCATCGTGATCGGCATCATCCTGTTCTTCATCACCACGCTGATCAACAAACAGATGGGACTGAAGGGTCAGATCACCGATCCGAGTCATCTGACGGACGCACCGGATTGA